One genomic region from Onychostoma macrolepis isolate SWU-2019 chromosome 23, ASM1243209v1, whole genome shotgun sequence encodes:
- the gpx7 gene encoding glutathione peroxidase 7 isoform X2, whose amino-acid sequence MIKHEQGIITSILTCRTHLQVSLVVNVASECGYTDEHYKDLQQLQKDFGPFHFNVLAFPCNQFGQQEPGSDKEIDSFVRRVYGVSFPIFSKIAVVGIGANNAYKYLVEASRKEPTWNFWKYLIDTDGKVVDAWGPDVSVKEIRPRIADMVRKLIIKRKEEL is encoded by the exons ATGATCAAACACGAGCAAGGCATCATTACCAGCATACTTACATGCAGAACGCATTTGCAA GTGTCACTGGTAGTGAATGTGGCCAGCGAGTGTGGTTACACTGATGAGCATTACAAAGACCTCCAGCAGCTGCAAAAAGACTTTGGTCCATTTCATTTTAACGTTCTGGCCTTCCCCTGCAACCAGTTCGGCCAGCAGGAGCCCGGCAGCGATAAAGAGATCGACAGCTTTGTGCGGCGGGTCTACGGGGTTTCCTTTCCCATCTTCAGCAAGATCGCTGTTGTTGGAATAGGAGCCAATAATGCTTACAAATACCTTGTGG AGGCGTCTAGGAAAGAGCCAACCTGGAATTTCTGGAAGTATCTCATCGACACTGATGGCAAAGTTGTTGACGCGTGGGGTCCTGACGTCTCTGTCAAAGAAATTCGCCCACGGATAGCGGATATGGTTCGGAAGCTGATCATTAAAAGGAAAGAAGAGCTTTAG
- the gpx7 gene encoding glutathione peroxidase 7 isoform X1, translating into MGTFLRALTLLTLSCLAEAKQKDFYSFKVVNSRGRLVSLEKYRGSVSLVVNVASECGYTDEHYKDLQQLQKDFGPFHFNVLAFPCNQFGQQEPGSDKEIDSFVRRVYGVSFPIFSKIAVVGIGANNAYKYLVEASRKEPTWNFWKYLIDTDGKVVDAWGPDVSVKEIRPRIADMVRKLIIKRKEEL; encoded by the exons ATGGGGACGTTTCTGAGAGCGCTAACTTTACTAACTTTATCATGTCTGGCCGAGGCCAAACAGAAAGACTTTTACTCGTTTAAGGTGGTGAACAGCAGAGGGAGGTTAGTTTCTCTGGAAAAATACAGAGGATCG GTGTCACTGGTAGTGAATGTGGCCAGCGAGTGTGGTTACACTGATGAGCATTACAAAGACCTCCAGCAGCTGCAAAAAGACTTTGGTCCATTTCATTTTAACGTTCTGGCCTTCCCCTGCAACCAGTTCGGCCAGCAGGAGCCCGGCAGCGATAAAGAGATCGACAGCTTTGTGCGGCGGGTCTACGGGGTTTCCTTTCCCATCTTCAGCAAGATCGCTGTTGTTGGAATAGGAGCCAATAATGCTTACAAATACCTTGTGG AGGCGTCTAGGAAAGAGCCAACCTGGAATTTCTGGAAGTATCTCATCGACACTGATGGCAAAGTTGTTGACGCGTGGGGTCCTGACGTCTCTGTCAAAGAAATTCGCCCACGGATAGCGGATATGGTTCGGAAGCTGATCATTAAAAGGAAAGAAGAGCTTTAG